The following are encoded together in the Deltaproteobacteria bacterium genome:
- a CDS encoding ATP-binding protein: MLITTNQVVTQWGTVFGDDVLAAAVLDRLLHHAHTLMVQGDSFRLRQRRKAGLTQTKKS, from the coding sequence ATGCTCATCACCACCAACCAGGTCGTGACGCAGTGGGGCACGGTCTTCGGCGACGATGTCCTCGCCGCAGCCGTCCTCGACCGACTCTTGCATCACGCCCACACCCTGATGGTCCAGGGCGATAGCTTCCGGCTCAGGCAGCGCCGCAAGGCGGGCCTGACCCAAACGAAGAAATCCTAA